The DNA region CAGCGACGGGTACGCGCACAGGTCGGGGTTCTCTGTCCTTTACGTTTCGAGCGTGGGGGCAAAGGCTGAAGGCCACGGGGGCTTCACACGGTAGGTGGACCTACGAGGAGCAGGGCGCAGACTGGAGCTCAGTGGTTGACCGCGCCTGCACTTTGACGAGGCAGTCGCCCATTGATATCAATGAGGCGATGCTGCCGAAGCAGAAGGGTGAAGTTGCCGGGGCGGCAAAGtcgaaggaagacggcgagcaCTGCGGACCGAGTGACGCCCCTTGCGTGGGGCTAAACCGCATGTTGTTTGCTGAAGGCCACGAAATGCAGCTGGAAATGATGTTCCCAGAAGAGCCAGTTGCGGATTACGTTGTGAACTGGCAGCGCGGCATGCGACTGGAGTTTGAGCCGTCAAAGCGGCGGCCTTCGgtccctctcgcgcctgcgtTCGGGGCCTTCCGTGTGGACGGAAAGCGGTACGGTATTCTTCAGTTCCACTTCCACGTGCCTGCCGAACATACCTTTGCCGGGGAGAGGCGCTCGGCAGAGCTCCACATTGTATCCAGGCACGCCGAACACGATTTGCTGGTTGTCGGTGTCACCTTGGAGGAAGCAGATGtcggggaagagaacgcgttTTTGGCAGGAATCACCAAAGTGATGCATGCACTCAAGCCCCACATGCCGCCTGCTGAGTCGGTCGccaagacgcgagacacTCCTGCTCCGCCATCCTCTCTGGACAAGACCACCTGCCTCTATGCGGCAGACGTCGAGCAACACGTTGGCATGATGCACGAAACCGAAGTCCGCGACGCCGCActgagacggaagaggaacgaaAAGACGCATGGGGAGGGTGGTGAAGACGACGTGAACACTCAGGAGCATGGCCGGCCCTCGCTTGTTCCTTCGGAACATGCAGAGCATGAACGCCTGCCTCCACTGAGTCTGCGCGACTGCTTGCCGGTTGGAAGGAAAACCTTCTACCGGTACCATGGATCGCTGACTACGCCGCCGTGCTCGGAGGTCGTGCTATGGTACGTAGATGCCCTGAGAATGCTCACCTCAAAAACTATGAGAGGAAGCGGTGTAGTCGACAACTCATGGGATTATCAGGAACCGCTCGCCGCTGGACAGGGCTGCACATTTCCACAAAATCTTGATCTTCCGCCATAGGTCTAAAACCGTCACGAAGGCGTGGCCAGGAAAGCCGATTGCCTGTAAACAGCAACTGCAATGTCTGGGATAGACTTGAATAGTCTAGATACAGGGATGATGCCAGTCTGCGGGCCAGGCCCAGTCAGTGGGGCCAGGTAGAACTGTGGGAGAAGGCCGCCTGCGGTGAGCTAGTGTCTGAGTCTCAAAATGACTCGAATGACAACAAACCACAGTGTACTTGCGGTCTGTGTGCTGTGTGGTTTGGCGCAGGTATGTGCTCAAGGAGTCGCTTCCAGCTTCGCCCTCACTGCTACAGCAGCTGCGTGAAATGTTTATCGTCCCTGAGAGCAACAGCAAAGGCAATTATCGCCGCGCACAGAATGCAGAGGTAAGGCTAGATAGGCCCTTGAGTGGCGTTGACATTGTGGGGCCTTCCTCAGCGTGGCTCAGACACTCTCAATTCAGTGGCTTCATGTTCACGTCAGTGGCCGATGACGCTCGGTCGGCATCTCCTGGAAATGAAGAGTGGGGCTGTATGTTGCACGTAGTCGTCTCGAGACGTCCTAGATGCTGATTAATGCGCGCGCTGCGTGTGCCTCATTCAGGGCGCTGCGTACAACCAAGAAACGATTTATGTCGTTGATCATGATGGAGCGACCGCATGAGCCAGTAGTGTGTTGGAGATTTGCCACATCTTCGCGGATGAAGGAAGCCGTGTCGACTTCCCCGTGGGTGTCGACCAAAGAATGAacacggaggcgaagaggatCAGGATAACTTACCCATCGGCGGTAGAGGAACGGAGCACCGGCGTGCGGTTGCCGTCTCATACATGGAATTCGTGACAGTTACTTGGAGAGCGTGTAGGACGTGACGAAattgcttttttctcttgcaaCGCTAAGATTTGGCAAGTCCTAGTAGGAGTGCCAAATAAAGTTATGTAGGCTGGGGGAACCTGGGACTTACAGGAGCCGCTTTCCTAGGTATTTCCATCGGACTCCGTTGTTCCAGTGTGGAATTCACTGGATGACCAATCAGCAGGGTTTTGTGAGGCGAAAATTTGCAGGGGCAGCCTTCGCTGCTGAATAGTTTTCTCGTCGCGAAACGAgtcgcctcctctttttAAAAAACAGTGTAACAAGGTATGCTGCAAGCGCTTTCCTGTGTGCTAGTGAAACACAGCTGTTGGTGGTGGCCCGGCAAAGCGTTTCTGCATGGGCTAATTCCACGCGTTTGCATTTGTGTGCTGCTTCGAAATTGTTTTATTTGACAACAATACTTCCAAAGACAACATCCCGAGCCGCTGTACGACACAACTGAATCTTTTGCCTAGAGATACAGAGACGAGGCTCCGTGAAGCGGCATTGATATGCACGCGTGTGAGTTTTGCATCCCGCTTAATGGACTCCGCGAGTTCCTGGCTCGACTGAGTTTGAGCTGTCGGCAGTGGATTACCTCAGTAGTCTCAGTGTCGAGCACGTACCGTTGCTTTCTTGTTGAACACGCACCCCTACTTGTGTATAAGCACTGAAATAGGTGTATCTCCCTCAATTTGGCTTCCTATCAGCCGTATTTGCCTACCGGGCCTTCGGCTTGAAGCGATTTCTTTGCATGTTTTTCACTGTGTCTAGGGTCATGCACGGATGCCTATAGACTTCCTAGGCCAGGTAACAGTTATTTTCATTACCGCTGTATGCCTGTTACTGGACATTGGCTAGGTCGGTTGTGACTGGCGGCAGTCCAGCCGGTTCAACATGCAGCtgcagacgagagaagctTGGACTGATTTGAAGATAGACAAACACCTTATCTCGTGCTCACTATGTAGTCACTCAGTAAGCAGACGGGCGAGCCTTTAGGATTGGCCGCTTTTGCAGTATTGAAGTCATTACGACTCGTGATGATGTATTCAAACAGCCTACCAATTGTGTAAGCCGTCTCCACGTGGTAATTAAAAGGCATATCTTGCCGGCACCCGCGATGTCAATCCACACTAGGCAAACCTAGCGCCTCCTACAGTGGAACGTGGAAGGGCGTCTATCAGATTGAGAGACTGCCATTCGGCTGATCATTCGAGTATGATTTTGATACCAGTTACGCGTCTTGTTACGTAATTCCGCTTCTCCGTACCAGTATTTCTGTAGTCATACCTACAAAAGCGCGTTCtagcaggaagagagaaaaaagctaACGAAGCGGCTCTGACACAGGACCTATTACCAGTAGTAACACGGACCACACGGCTCCAGTTGCACAAACAACGATATACTACGATTCCGAATGCCCACCGAGTCCTGGCGCCCGCTGTCCCAGCGCGGATCTGGGATTCATGAGGAAACAAACACCTAGAGAGTCTATCCCTTCAGGGTTGACAACATCATGATCGGGCACGCT from Neospora caninum Liverpool complete genome, chromosome VIIb includes:
- a CDS encoding putative carbonic anhydrase domain containing protein, yielding MQGSSAVAGQPQPSLRDAAPGGLGERGVHGSSFVQGPCSGRNSPRLFMQSSLTNASPTLFSQSATGVAVDVGVHPAGCERRLRDSDGEELARPKRQRRAQVSAEMRKEAGGEQAERGERRPVDSFEEIRVAKNGEDKQADLEGRAARERTEHEADTRESPRPSRKVQEAAGGGLFCTKLHCMFVKDVKQPRGAATPADAGLVVPSAVELHSPCQPATGTRTGRGSLSFTFRAWGQRLKATGASHGRWTYEEQGADWSSVVDRACTLTRQSPIDINEAMLPKQKGEVAGAAKSKEDGEHCGPSDAPCVGLNRMLFAEGHEMQLEMMFPEEPVADYVVNWQRGMRLEFEPSKRRPSVPLAPAFGAFRVDGKRYGILQFHFHVPAEHTFAGERRSAELHIVSRHAEHDLLVVGVTLEEADVGEENAFLAGITKVMHALKPHMPPAESVAKTRDTPAPPSSLDKTTCLYAADVEQHVGMMHETEVRDAALRRKRNEKTHGEGGEDDVNTQEHGRPSLVPSEHAEHERLPPLSLRDCLPVGRKTFYRYHGSLTTPPCSEVVLWYVLKESLPASPSLLQQLREMFIVPESNSKGNYRRAQNAEGAAYNQETIYVVDHDGATA